The DNA region CGAGTCTTTATCTCATGGAGGATCGTAAGGAGGtgtttctcttcttctctttttctctattcGTTGTTtggtttctgggaaaattataaaCTGTGGGAAGAAGTAAAGGATTGTTCGGGTGTGTGCATATTTAGGTTCGTTTTTCTTGCAGGAGGAGAAACTGAGAAAAACCCAAGTGGCCAATTTTCTTGACTTGTGTAAATAGCTCTGCTGTGGATTCAGAAACATAGTATGTTCTGTTTTCCTGCGTTTTCTGGGTAGCCAAACAGAGCATAAACGTTTTTTGGGCTTTGATTTTTTGTTGCCAAGGAATTGGGGGTTGTTTTGAAATTTGTTTAATTGGTTGATTAGCTTGAAATTGCTGAGAAAATTAATGAGATCTATGAATATggttttagttaattaattaagtagTTATCGGACCATTTTCCTTGTGCTTAATTCTGGTAAAAATAACTTGGGAGTTGAATTGGTTTTTGAGGTTTCATGCTTAGAAACAGTCAAATTTATCACATTAACCAAAATCTTATAAAGTCCGCCATCCGTTGGCTTGGTCTTCCACAACTCTTTCTCGTTATTCACTTCAATAAATGGCTAAATTTTCACCTGGGTGTGATTGAATCTTTATATCATGTTTCCCTCAACCCACACAGCCTTTAATTTATGGCTCTTCAAGCCACTTTTGGTCTTACCTACGAGTGGGCGATGAGCATTACCACCGCCACATTAGTTATCGTTTGATGAGTTTGATCCAATCCATTTGCTactcaaatctcaaaatttaagcTCCTCGAACGTGAATCGATTAActagtttgtttgtttattgaaTGCAGAAAAATGCACCATGGTTATCAGTGCCACAATTCGGGGACTGGGATCAGAAGGGGCAAGTGCCAGACTATTCTCttgatttctcaaaaataagGGAAGTGAGGAAGCAAAACAAGAGAGATGTTTCGAGAGCCAGTCTTGGAAATGAAGAAGAGCTCATTGCCTCAAACACTGCTAAAGTGGGTGCTGTTCACAATGAACCCCATTACCATCAGACCCCCCACTCTCCAACTGTATGCTTCCTTTCCCTTTCCCCttcttcaattttattttatttatttttgtatggTATTTAAACatgcattttttctttttcttttctttttttttgtcaaacgatagattttattAGCTTAGATGTTAAATTAGCCACCAATGGGTTCAAACCAACGCCATCATACAAGCCTCAACTCTTTTCAACTACTGCATATATGTTAGGAATATATTCCATTCTGAGAGAGTTGAAAAAGCACTATCTCGTTAAAAGGTTCTATACATTCACCATTTCTCAAGACATTTTTTTAGACAAAGATCTcgttttttcctctttttggaTGGTAAATATTTCTCAAAACATGGATTGTGAATCAAACgcatgtttgaattgaaattaaTACTGATGCAAGTTCTTTCCTTCTGAATCAGACAAATTCATATTTAAAAGAGGTTGACAATaagttttttcaaaattgactATACGTGGTAAATGGCCACTTGCATTAACCATGCAATTATTGAATATACAAATAGCAGGAGGAGGAGTTGGTGTCGTTACGAATTATGAGCAGTATAAAGTTATGATAGAGGCATGCATATGCTATTTCTGCATACTGAAAGGATGTGTGGGGATTGGGGAGTGGACTACCCTTTTATTAAACCAGTTGAGTCGGCAATGTAGGTGAGTCGGTAGCAACTGTCTAATATAGTATTGACttttcatttacaacttttctTCAATAGTGTACATAGTAACGACTGGCACGAGAAATGAATGATTAAGATTGATTCATCTGAAGAATTTTTGGTTTTGTAGTTATTatatttaaagaagaaaatCACCAGATTTGGTTAaggaggagaaatttttcaatttgACCGGTACAcggggtggtacaccacgtatcactatacaaattgtgggatatgtgtgctaaaaagttaataacttaaaaaataaaatttcccaccatttctattaaaacacatggtgtaccacttgTATTCTCGTCACCACTAAAAACTTCTCGTCAAGGAGGTTCATTCTGTTTATTTTGAAAGTGATCATAATCATTAACACTAGAAGAAGCGATGATTAGCGCAAATGGCGCCTTTGTGGTAATCATTTTTTATTCTGTAGTTGATGATTTCATGACCACTTTTAGAATTAATGTTTCAAACTTCATCCCAATTTtcatacttttaaaatgattgtttTCCCATGAGGATTACTTAGAAtggatattattttttatttttcttggggGTTTAATACAGGGTAGAAAACTAAATCATCTAAGGTCAGGATTAGAGACCATGTACACCtactaaccaaaaaaaaatgaaaaatacaaaaacttattttgtgTTTGACGGTCGCACTGTCACATGATCTTTGACAGGTCACAAGAGTAAAGCTTttatttcatttggtttttattaTAAGCAGGGGGCATGATTTGAACTCTAAATGCAGTGGGTTGAAGAGGAAAGTTCTAACCACCCCAGCAATCCACAAATCATTTTTAATATACATAAAATTGCTGGGATAACCCcattaatatagataatatagaATGTTGTTAGTAAATGTATTAAGGTTACACACATTCGATCATAAAAGTGGTTGCACATGCATGAGATGCTCTACCTCTAACATATTAAAATAACAGCTCATTGTTCTGTGTGTTGGAAAAAGAATTGAATGAGTGATCCAAGGGGAGATATTTACACTCAAGTCCAAGTGGTGCACATGCACCAGCTGTTTTAGGCCATATGAATTATTGTAGCACGAATATCGTACCTgatcatatctaaacaaagaaaatatgtgttacttagtactacggtttagtggtgttcctcttcacttgtaagtgagaggtctcaggtttgattctcgctataggcgaatttgaatcatattattgctagcctattgtgaggttaagctcaTCCCCTCTCCCTTTTAATgcagataatattgtttgttaaaaaaataaaaataaagaaaaggtAGAGTAATCAAATTAGTGTGTAAATAATTATTGTGGATCCAACTTTTATAAGTCGGGCCCTAGTAAGTACTAAAGTAGTGATGGTGAAAGGAAGGGATTTGACTCAGCTACTTGATGATCAAGTGCCCTTTTCACTTATGATGTTTGGATTTGAAACTTTCTTTTTAGAGGGATATATCATAGATGGGAACGGGATTACAAATTTTGGTCCTGGTTATTGTTCACAAATTCAGTCTTTCATTTGGTTTTGTTCCGTTGTCgtgtttttatatttgttttcttcTCTGAACAGGCTCGACGGAGTATTTTCAGCTACTTCAACTGTTGTGTGAAGGCCTGATAATGTCTGTGCCCGGGGGATCACCTCTACTGCTGCTCCTAAGCCTTGTTATGTCTTTCATTGGTTTGTACTTGATAAGTAGTATTCGGTTCTTTTTCTTACCCTCACTTACACGCTTCATTTGACGAAATACGACGATAACGACGATGCTTATGATGTATTATCGGATTCGGTGATTGGTATTTATCTGATATTGCTTTGCTCATGTTTCCGCTCGCGGCATCTATTATAATGTCGTAATGCTGCCTTGTCCTCTAAAGCAAACCTGGCGCTTCTGATGCAAGATTTCTTTCTTTGCTGCTTTTACTGCTCTACTAATCTTCTGTtaaattttagggtttagagaATCTTGAAAACGACTTAACATTAACAGAGTATCACGACTTGCATTTTTCGTGTTTATGTCTAATGTAATAATTTGATAGTGGAAGAAGGCCAGCTTTACAAAGGGGGTCCTAAAGGTAAAACCATCATCAGTTTTAACATTACAAATTACAATCACACGATTTATATATTGTGAATTGGGGAGGGAATGAAAAATAAGCCAAAGTTTTCATGCAAATACCTTCTTTTTCgaatccttttttattttacttttttgtttgtaataaaaaaattaaattgttggGATAAATTTTCTAACGTTGTGGTCTATGTTATATAGGGAGACAGAGGGTGAGGCAATATAGAGAGAGAATGGATACATTGTAGAATGTTTGGGGATTGTTGTGATTTTCCTTTATGTCAGTGCCTTTAGTTATAGTAAATCAAGATAATAGGAATAACTTGTCGTCCAAATAAGTACAATACTATAGGAAAAGAATCACTAGAATAATGGATTATAGAAACCAAATTTATTTAGGGTAAACACATTCACAATTACATAATATTTATAACACTCACTCTcttaagtgtgtaaatactcaagtagatgcaATATCAGGTTCGACAAAGTTGAGAAAGTCCACTCGTCAACACTAATCTAGGAACGCACTAGTCTCAAACATAGACCTTGGATATGGAAATAAGTCTCACAAAACTcaactatggtaaaacccaataTGGGACAAAAACCAATACCCTAAGGAAAACGGTGAGTTGGATGCAAAGCCAATTTAAACACCAATGGGACGTACACAAGAGTATGACCAGCcatgatgggtgcctcgttaaaacctagtcatgtagcaaaaacccaaagggaaaCATGCTCCTAAGCGTaggaaaaaagagtacattaagatcaaatgAGTATACTTCGAGATACTTCCCttgagtttgacacaattccaaagagaactaacaATGTTACAACACAGAAAGTTTacacataccaattccttgtacaagcttctgaaaagtaAACTTTGGCAATGACTTAGTGAAAAGGACGGCCACTTGAGAACGGATTTgattgacttcaatgttctaatGTTCTTGTTGCTGATGAGAGAAAAAGAACTTCATCACAATAtacttggtgttgtctcctttgatgtatcccttcttaaGATGTTTGATACATGCTGCGTTATCTTCATAAATCGTTGTAAGGATGTCAACGACGGAAGAGAATTTGCAGGTGCTTTGAATATGTCCCACAAttactctcaaccaaaagcacttcTGAGTGGCATCATGTAGGGAGAGTATTTCAGAATGGCTTGAAGAAGTCGCAATTATGGTCTGTTTGGTTGATCTCTGAGATATTGCAGTGTCTTCAACGGTAAAGATGTAATGCGTTTGAGGACGTACCTTGTGCAGATCAGACATATACCATGTGttagcataaccaacaaggtaaGAATTAACCCAAGAATCGAGGGGGTGGCGACTCTACTCGAGGATTTATACGGATAGAACAAACTCAAATATGTAGTACCTTCGAGGTAATGGAAAACATCTTTAACACTTGTCCATTGTCTGCGTGTCAGTTCATTATTGTATCTCACTTAAAGATTCACAGTGAAGGATATGTTTGGTCTAGTAAGTATAATAATATGCCAATTGTACTAAGGTAAGGAACTTCTGGTTTCAAGACCTCTTCCTCATCACCTTTAGGACAGGAAgaatctcgttttgcatctagtgTTCGAACAACCATATGAGTACTCGAAGATTTTGCTTTAACCTCATCAAAATGATGCAACACCTTCAGGTATAGTTCGACTGATGAACAAGAATACTGTAACGACCCAAAATTCTTAATTGGAAGCTAAATTCGGTGATAggccaaaaaaaattagaatcatGGTTAATCTTTACGCTATTAACCGTAATAAATTTCTTTCCTTAAAAGAAATCCAGCACAAGAATAAATTTGGgttattttatggctgcatttaaccgtcttgttagactgcttacgtaccctacgcagggatcaagtcattcgtagttcaccaacACAATGTTAATCCATTTTCTAAATTATTCAAGTGACTACCAATCACAAATCTAGGTTCAAACAAAGGAATCACACCAAATGCATATCATACATGGATTCAGAATATCGAAATTAGCCTAAAAAGACAGCATCAGCCCTTTGGCCAAGGGCTGCCGCACGTGGTGGTTTTTGGCAACCGAAAACCCACTTTTTCGATTAACTCCAAATTCCACCAAAATTTACAGGAAGATAGAGCTCAACAAGAGGAACAAGTTTTATACCTTCCACGAAGACCAAAAGTGGACGGAAGATGGTCAATTTGTTGATAAGGCCAATGGGTGCCCAAAGTTTCCCGGCATCAATTTATCGGCTACAGTGATCCGACGGGGGCAAAGTTGGTCTGGATTTActcctgggatgatgggctacaaGACCCAAGTGGTGGAGTTAGCCATTGCTTGGCAGATTCaccagaaaaaggaaaagggtgGCCGGAGCACCATTGTGTTTCATTGGGTTTTGTGGCCTCACACCTCCACATACGGTGAttaatcaaggtggttcttggttgggttttgtagagggaagtgagagcttcaagatggtggTCGTGGTGTCGAAAAATCCATCGGAGTTGGCCATAATCGACGTCAGAAAATAAGATGTTGTGGGAGTCAACTAGGTCGCGAATTGGGTTGGGGTTTCTGGGCCTTTTGGGTTAGTTTCCTGAAACTTCCTAATTTGGCTGACTAATTATAGAGACTTACTACTAATAGTAAGTCCAAGTGTCTAAAAGGTCTTACTACTTCCGAGgctcataacttcttcattcTAACTCGGAATTAAGATCCGTTTGCACCTACGCGCTCATAAGGTCGTCctctattcaaatatatatcaagaattacaataaaatatatgaggataaaatacATCCTCGTATAATTACACTAACCAAAtagggcattttcatcattcCCCacttaatgaaaaattatacgACATAATTAATTCTTAATCCGAAAGCGGGATTTCACATTTTCCCCATTCGaatttcataaccataaatcgatCTATTTCTGATTTCATCCACCTAAACAATAAATGAATCCACATAATTTCTAAATATTCAGAGTATTACAAATACCTTTTGAACGATGCTCAATCTCCAGGCCaagacaatatcgagttttctCTAGATTTGTCATCTCCAATTCCAACTTCAAGTGCGTGGTGATTCTCTCGAGCTCTTCTAGAGTCtcaatgaggttcatgtcatcaacataaattgcAACAACCGCAAATCTGATATGTGACtttttaatgaacacacaaTGGCATAGGTTGTTGTTCATATATctctgactagtcaaatactcactcaaatGGTTATACCACATCAATTCGCATTGCTTCAATCCATAGAGTGAACTCCTCGAAAGGGTGTTCCATGGTCTGAAACTATTTGATCCAGTGAATGGAAGTTCTTCTGAAATTTTCATGTTGATTTTCATATTAAGATCTCATCAAGATATGCAGTTACCACGTTCATTAGTTGCATGTccagtttttcgaaaactaccaTACTGACAAGATAGTGAAACACTATCACATCCATGACTGGCTAATAAGCTTGGTTATAGTCAATTCCAGAACGTTGAGAAAATCCTTGAGCAACAAGGTGAGCCTTGTATCACACGATGtgattcttctcattacgctttctTATGCAAACTCACTTGTAGCCTTCACATGTGGAAGTGTAGGAACTACAAGTCCAAACACCTTGCATTttgcaagtgaatcaagtttgACCTGGATTGAttgtttctagtttgaccaatcggttcGACGTAGACATTGATCAACGAAACAGGGTTTTATGTCATCACACTGCATGCTTTCAATAACTACTGCATATTTTATCGCATCGTTGATTATCATTTCATTCCATACCTATATATCATCCAAGCTAGCATAAAGAACCAATATCTCTCGATTGTTTAGAGGTGGATTCATTTTTTCTAGGACATTTTCGTCATCTAGGATGAGTAGGCGATGGTCAAATTCACGCCATTTTCACTAGCATGTGTCGAGGATTTCCTCTTTTGAGGTTATGAATCCTTTAAACCAACTGGTCTACCACATTCTGGGTGGGAGCACTTGATTGGCTAGCCTCCAAGGTGTTAGGCACGTCCGCGAGGTGGGGCAATCCACTTAAAGAATTCATGGCATCCTTCTAGAATATGAGTTCGACGTTCGTACGCTACGTCAATCTTTGTTGGCATATTTGTAGCTTgtatatgtgatctcgtcactttcGCTAGATCGATAAAAGATCTAGCAAGCGTTGAAGATCTAGGATTCTTTGCACTTTAGTTTTAGATTGTGCAGTACGAGGATCCAAATGAGACTTAGTGGGAGTCATCTATGATAATTCACGTCGTTATTCCAAAACAGTGAAGTTCTTATCTCTCCTTAACAACAGGAAGACTGCCTTATAAAAGTGACAATTCGCGTAACGAGTGTCAAAGAGATTGCATgttaaaggttctaagtaatgaACTATTGAATGAGAATCATATCTGACATAGATTCACATCTTCTCTAAGGATCCATGTTGGTACGTAAAAGCGGCACATGAACAACACAACCAAAGACGTACATATGTGAGATGTCGATCTCGTATCTAGTGACCAACTGAAGCGTAAAATAACGTTGAGTCGTGACGGGCCTTAGAGGGACAAGCATTGTTGTATGAAGTATTGCATGGCCTCATGAAGAAATCAAAAGTTTGGTGCACATGACCAAAGTCCGAGCGATTAATAGAAGGTGTTTAATGAACACTTCTGTTTGGCCATTTTGGGTATGAACATGGGGTatatgatgttcaacttcaatcccaATGGACATGCAATAGTCAACGAAGGTTTTCTATGTGGattctctagcattatccagtcgaatCCACTTAATCAGATAATCAaggtggtgagcccttagcttaaAATTTTGAGCTAGGAGTTTAAAGAATGCAGAATTTTTGTGGACAAGAGACATGTGTGACCAACTTGTAAAATCATCAACCaataccataaaatatctaagtAGCCGGCATGGAGGTTGAAtcagtccacaaatgtccctttGATCCTTTGAAGAAAGGTTGGAGGATCCGTGAGGATCTTGTTTTGGGATGGTTTATAATTAACTTACCCAATGAACAAGTTTGACATAAGAAATCTTGAGGGATGTAGCCTAATTTTCTGGTTAGGGGATGCCCATGTGTGACTTTGAGAATACAGCGCATTAAACTATGTCCATGATGTCTCAATCATGTAAAAAAATTGgcacaaatcaaaatttaaagttCATTATGATTCTAAATTTAGGATACTAAATTACTAACTTTATACTAGCAAGCTATTTAAATTACATGGAACCAAAACTCAAAACcaacaaaataaattacaaatttattttcaattgaCTTGCAATTTAGtagttcaaacttcaaatttctagttGTTGATGAAGATTGGCCATATGGGCCCGTTCTCCTTATTGATAGTTAGCCCCTTGTAGAAGATTGACCTCTTCCCCTTGATATAGTAGTTATAGATCTGGTTGTATTACAACAAAGGTGTTAAACTCAGAAGTCTACAAGCAGGAGACTTAGTCTTGAGAGAAGtcttccaaaacaccaaagTCACAGGAAAATGAAAACTCGGGGCAAACTGGGAAAGCCCGTGCAAGGTTGCAAGAGTAGGGGGCAACATAACTTACCACTTAAGATCATATGGATGGAACCCCAATCACCAAAACGTGAAACATTACCAAACTCAGAAAGTACTATCCATAAGTGCGTCACATGAACAACACGCGATTTGATTCCTTCCCAGGATATGTAGGCAGTCCTCTCTAGAACCAATGGCAACACCACCGTTTGTGGGAAGACAAGTCCATGGAGAACTTATCTCTTTACACCCCTTCATAGGCTTATCGTCAAAAGTAATCTCTGGTGTAATTTTTTACATCACATCATCTTTTCTTTAGAACTACACCAGTGATTCGATTCTCCATCTCTAAGATATGCAGGCAATCCTTCTTGGATTCAATCACACCCCATTGTCAATCAATTTTGGTCATGAATATCAAGTATCTATTTGTCTAAAATACAtgttctttctttatttttcaatgATGCAGGGAATGCCCTACTCGTTCAAAAATAGGGTTCAACTTTGAAAAACTTGACATGAACACAAGTCTAAAAAGTTCAAAGTTACATTGTTAGATGAACCTTCTTTAACCTCATCCGTTTAGAACGGTTAACAGCTTGGGAGACTTGAAGTGTAAAAGCACGGTAATGATTGGCGGGCTATGGGCACATGACGCCTTGACCTAGAAGTCAAATGCACCATTCGGCCTTCGAAAAGTTTAAACAACGATTGGTGTACTTTTTCTTGATACTATGTGTTTCGATGGTCATGAATTTCGTAGTGATTTTAGCACTGACATCCCaacgggcgtgccaaaatgttaacCATAAGAACTACCAAGACTACATGGCGTGCAAGccaagtaactaatgagcttACTACTTCATTCGGTTGaatgcggggcatgccaacttgATGATCGAGCTCAATTAGTGAGTAAATgaatgtggtggtggtggtgacgaACGCGATATTGACTTCTGTGTATTATGATTATGGTTGAGGAAGGAACTCACCTCGGCCTCTGGGTTCTAAAgcatgaagacaaggctgctagtttctTCGAAGTTCATGAATTGTCGGCGTCAGGTTCGCCTCcctaattatatttatgcaaaTATAAGTACGCCGAACCGGTACCTAACTGTAcggacacaaatactcaaaagagTTAAGCATCTTGattgtaaatgtggttcggtCGTCTGAATGTCAAACTCTGAAATGTACTTGCAAATattcaatcataaaacaaaCTTGACTTTCGATGTGCCGAGCGAGGCAACctagtaacacctcacttcacggAGAAGGCTAATGAAGTGACCTCTTCTAATAAGGACTCAAAGACTCCTTACTggccgagacttggataaataaccagctGAACTTGAAGCAGTGTTGTTAAGACTAATTGAAGGTGCTCATCTGTCGCCTGATTCTACGGCTCCAGTGCTATTAAGACTAACTTAAGGTGTTGTCGGTTATCAACCACAGTGCTGTTAAGACTAACTAAAAGTGTGCTCGATGAGGTTAAGACGGTTAGTGTTTTCTCAAGAATGAGAGATTTCGCGTAAAGCGAAGGTTTGCACAGGGCAGATTTGTTTGTGTGTTTGGAGATGCTTTGAACGTTGGACATCCTCTCTTATTGATAGTAGTAACTTTCCTGGTATTGAGGTAGAATCCTACCATGACTAAATTTCATCGGCATCTTTCTCCTTATCAGAACTGGACTGCGAACATTCCTACCAACCCTAGGATTCTGAATCTGTCCGTCTTTCAATATTCAATCCATTTCCTTATCCTAACCAAATTCCTCAAGAATTCAAAGGATATTCTCACTACCTTGCTTTTCGAGGTCTCCTAGTAGAATCAAACCTTAAGTCTCCAAAACCATCTCGAAAATCCAAGTATCCTTTATTAACTTGAACTCGGCCGGAGCATTATGGACTAGGCTGAGATATCTCATCATGGGCCGATCAAATAGCTTACTCGGCCTAAATCCATTAATTTGGGCCTAAACAA from Malus domestica chromosome 01, GDT2T_hap1 includes:
- the LOC103454794 gene encoding uncharacterized protein produces the protein MEDRKEKNAPWLSVPQFGDWDQKGQVPDYSLDFSKIREVRKQNKRDVSRASLGNEEELIASNTAKVGAVHNEPHYHQTPHSPTARRSIFSYFNCCVKA